The region caaattcactctcagTTCTTTCCCTCCCTCCATGTGCTAAAAGCATGTGATTGTCCACAATAGTACTATGTTTAGATGCATCACTTGAATCAGGAATCTcttgaattatataatctaaaacaaTCACTTTCCCATGTGCTGGCAAAGCTTTGTGACAgtttcttaaaaattttatacaatCTTCATCTGCCCAGTTGTGACATATAGACTGAAATCACCAAaaccaaagaagaaaatgtgattAGAAATTTTATACAGTACATTGaacttttcaaaatacaaaattaaactcTATGTAATGCACCAACCTTCACTAAAATGGCATCCCCACTTGGAACACTTTCAAACATATCTCCTCCCACATGCTCCACACCTTCATGCAGAATGAGTGTTAACTTGCTGattgaaaattttcacaaacttataaaatatttgtaacctctttatatatagagaaagagaaattaGTATAAATGTACCTGGATGAGGAGGTGCATCTTGAATCATCTGAGGTAAATCAAAGTTAATTCCTTTGATTGAAGGGTATGCAGAGAGAATGAGTTTCAGGGTCTCTCCTACTCCACCTCCTACATCAACCAGTGTTGACAACCCCTCAAATCCTTTATATACTTTGAGTACTCTTTTCACTTCTATTGGACCGGCATGAGCCATTGCTTTGTAGAACATTTGGTTCAACTCTGCATCTTTCTCCATATATTGATATGACAGCATTCCAAAGACACTCTCAAAATGGTTACTGCAATTAGGGTCCAGAAATGCTCCTTTTGCATCCTTCCTATTAAGAGCACAAACAACGTTAAAGCTTATGAAAAGTCATGACTGCAATACTACAACAGGTTTAATTCATGAAAACTGGTTGTAACTTAATTATTCAAAAGACAGAAGTATGATAATTACTACTTAATCACGAGTCTTTCAAtggaaaattacaaaaaaaccATAACATtagttgaatataataaaaactatgtatgaTCTCCCTTGTTTGCACCtggttatatattataatttgtctttatctctagttgatgtaaaactttcaacaaaacaatatataaagataatatatctaataattaCCAAAGGTCATGAAATCCGCGATGAAGTAAGGTTGAGAGTGGGGCGAGAGAGATTCCTTGATGATCATAAGCAAAGTATTGTCCAACTGGTGTGAGAGAATAAACTCTTTCTCTCTTACCATCTTGATTGGTGCGAATAGAGCAACGTAAAAGAGAGTAACTGACCAAGAGTGGCAACATTCTTTCAAGCCTATTAGCCAATTGTGGGTGTTGATTTGGAAGCAAAGAAGCAATCTCAGAAGCAGAAAAACTTGAGTCATCGGAAGAACCCTTTGCCTTTGCTATGACATCAAACAAATTGATGTCTATAGCAGCGTTTAGAATTGCAGGGAGGACTCTGCTGAAACACAGCAGCACAGCAGAACGGTATGCATCATCCACCTTTTCTACTTCCTTGGAGTTAGAACCCATTCTCTctgttttttagttgttttctACTTTGTTTAAATTTCTCATGTTTATATAGACATAATCAGATGTACACTCTGTCATCTTCAATGTTGGAATATAAGTTTTGAATTCAGGTTGATCAAACTCTTTgactaaaatatgttaatataatataaaacttaaaactttaattataaaaaaatattttaaaaatattaacagcgaactttattattgtattgaaataaaagttcaaaaaattaaaagggtATAGTAATATCTAATGTACTCTTACCATATAAATGccttataataattgtttttatatagtTGATGGGTTGGTGGGATAAGAAGGCTCGTGCATGAGGCTGCTATCTAAGTATCACTTTTCTTTTGGTAGGTGTTGACTATTTTTCTATGGTCCATTTGGTACTTCGAATATTAAGTATGTTGGTGATGTTGTACTTACAGTATACGGTTTTTATTAATGGTGTTatgaaaaaagtaaattatgtaGATTTAAATCTCTTTTAATTAGACAAATGTATTTTGGACATAtctttatttgtaaaaatgaaaaatttaaccCATTTCAATGACATAGGTGAAGTTtgagatatattttaattcaccTTTGACTTTTAGGTCTAACGGTTTGtttgatgtgaaaaaaaaaaaagaaacttaattacttgtttgatttttattttggtttcaaagttttatgttaatttcttttttttcaattcaattcaattcaatctcAACTTTAAGTTAATATGTTGATATTAgattactattttatatatatacttataattaaaactttttttgacgatgttatcataaataatctaatataaacatataacatatataatgttattagagattgaaatgaaaaagatattattatgGGGGAAATATATGTTCATAAAGGCTAAAAACCATATTTCaagaagtaattttaaaaaacaatttattcagaatataagaaaaattaggtttaatggATTATTGTAATTGTGatagataaacaaaattaaaaggtaaACTGTGTGATTCTTAAATtgagttatttaaataatttttagataaGTGAtccatattattataaatatttttaaagctTTTCATGAAAGTAGTCACtatgaaaataagtaaaataaaaaggaagttTTAACatgttatgaaatttttaatttttgtcttattataagtttttatttagaGATTACTCTCACTCACATTAATGTTATTGTTATAATTGATGTTAACACAAGCAATCATgtcttattaataaaataaaaaagtgtgtTGAGTTAACTtggtttttcaaataaaaaatgtgagaaTAGTTGAAAGGAACAGGGTAATTGACAAAACCTTTTTTTCATTGAGGCCAATATACAGAAAAAAAACCAACCGTACCCATTTTTGGGGCTCCATC is a window of Vigna radiata var. radiata cultivar VC1973A unplaced genomic scaffold, Vradiata_ver6 scaffold_134, whole genome shotgun sequence DNA encoding:
- the LOC106753579 gene encoding isoliquiritigenin 2'-O-methyltransferase, producing the protein MGSNSKEVEKVDDAYRSAVLLCFSRVLPAILNAAIDINLFDVIAKAKGSSDDSSFSASEIASLLPNQHPQLANRLERMLPLLVSYSLLRCSIRTNQDGKRERVYSLTPVGQYFAYDHQGISLAPLSTLLHRGFHDLWKDAKGAFLDPNCSNHFESVFGMLSYQYMEKDAELNQMFYKAMAHAGPIEVKRVLKVYKGFEGLSTLVDVGGGVGETLKLILSAYPSIKGINFDLPQMIQDAPPHPGVEHVGGDMFESVPSGDAILVKSICHNWADEDCIKFLRNCHKALPAHGKVIVLDYIIQEIPDSSDASKHSTIVDNHMLLAHGGRERTESEFENLCKSSGFFKFRVACNDISATVGVMEFYK